Proteins encoded by one window of Dryocola sp. LX212:
- the cydA gene encoding cytochrome ubiquinol oxidase subunit I: protein MFDIVELSRLQFALTAMYHFLFVPLTLGMAFLLAIMETVYVLSGKQIYKDMTKFWGKLFGINFALGVATGLTMEFQFGTNWSYYSHYVGDIFGAPLAIEGLMAFMLESTFVGLFFFGWDRLGKVQHMAVTWLVALGSNLSALWILVANGWMQNPIASDFNFETMRMEMVSFSELVLNPVAQVKFVHTVAAGYCTGAMFILGISSYYLLKGRDTAFAKRSFAIAASFGMAAVLSVIVLGDESGYEMGDVQKTKLAAIEAEWETQPAPASFTLFGIPDQDKQENHLSIQIPYALGIIATRSVDKPVTGLKDLLVQHEERIRNGMKAYSLLEQLRSGSADQSVRDDFNAIKKDLGYGLLLKRYTPNVTDATEEQIQQATKDSIPRVAPLYFAFRIMVACGILMLLIIGVSFWTVCRNRIGEKKWLLRAALYGLPLPWIAVETGWFVAEYGRQPWAIGEVLPTAVANSSLTAGDLIFSMLLICGLYTLFLVAELFLMFKFARLGPSSLKTGRYHYEQSTVASQPAR, encoded by the coding sequence ATGTTTGATATTGTCGAGCTGTCGCGCTTACAGTTTGCCTTGACCGCGATGTACCACTTCCTGTTTGTGCCACTGACGCTGGGTATGGCGTTCCTGCTGGCCATCATGGAAACGGTTTACGTCCTGTCGGGTAAGCAAATTTATAAAGATATGACCAAGTTCTGGGGCAAGTTGTTTGGTATCAACTTTGCGCTGGGTGTTGCTACTGGTTTAACCATGGAGTTCCAGTTCGGGACGAACTGGTCTTACTATTCACATTACGTGGGTGACATTTTTGGTGCGCCTCTGGCTATAGAAGGCCTGATGGCGTTCATGCTTGAATCCACTTTTGTCGGCCTCTTCTTCTTCGGTTGGGATCGCCTGGGTAAAGTTCAGCACATGGCGGTGACCTGGCTGGTGGCATTAGGTTCCAACCTTTCCGCACTGTGGATTCTGGTAGCGAATGGCTGGATGCAAAACCCCATTGCTTCCGACTTCAACTTCGAAACCATGCGCATGGAGATGGTCAGCTTCTCCGAACTGGTGCTTAACCCGGTAGCCCAGGTGAAATTTGTTCACACCGTGGCGGCTGGTTACTGTACTGGTGCAATGTTTATCCTCGGCATCAGCTCTTACTACCTGCTCAAGGGTCGCGACACCGCGTTTGCAAAACGCTCCTTCGCCATCGCTGCAAGCTTCGGTATGGCGGCTGTGCTTTCCGTTATCGTTCTGGGCGACGAGTCCGGTTACGAAATGGGTGACGTGCAGAAAACCAAACTGGCTGCCATTGAAGCAGAGTGGGAAACCCAACCCGCTCCTGCATCCTTTACGCTGTTCGGCATTCCCGATCAGGATAAGCAGGAAAACCACCTGTCCATCCAGATCCCTTACGCGCTGGGTATCATCGCGACACGTTCTGTTGATAAGCCGGTGACCGGTCTGAAAGACCTTCTGGTTCAGCATGAAGAACGTATTCGTAATGGTATGAAGGCATACAGCCTGCTTGAACAACTGCGTTCCGGCTCTGCTGACCAGTCCGTTCGTGACGATTTCAACGCAATTAAGAAAGATCTTGGCTATGGCCTGCTGCTGAAACGCTATACCCCGAACGTCACCGACGCGACGGAAGAGCAGATTCAGCAAGCCACCAAAGACTCAATCCCACGCGTTGCGCCGCTGTACTTCGCGTTCCGTATCATGGTGGCATGCGGCATCCTGATGCTGTTGATCATTGGCGTCTCCTTCTGGACGGTGTGTCGTAACCGTATTGGCGAGAAGAAATGGCTGCTCCGCGCCGCGCTGTATGGCTTACCACTGCCATGGATTGCGGTTGAAACCGGCTGGTTCGTTGCTGAATATGGTCGTCAGCCGTGGGCGATTGGTGAAGTGCTGCCGACCGCGGTGGCGAACTCGTCGCTGACGGCGGGCGATCTCATTTTCTCAATGTTGCTGATTTGCGGTTTGTATACGCTGTTCCTGGTGGCCGAACTGTTCCTGATGTTCAAGTTTGCTCGCCTTGGGCCGAGCAGCCTGAAAACAGGTCGCTATCACTATGAACAGTCTACCGTGGCTTCTCAGCCGGCACGCTAA
- the cydB gene encoding cytochrome d ubiquinol oxidase subunit II, which translates to MFDYEVLRFVWWLLIGVLLIGFAVTDGFDMGVGMLSRIIGRTDVERRIMVNSIAPHWDGNQVWLITGAGALFAAWPMVYAAAFSGFYIAMILVLASLFFRPVGFDYRSKIEDVRWRGMWDWGIFIGSFVPPLVIGVAFGNLLQGVPFHLDEYLRLYYTGNFFQLLNPFGLLAGIVSVTMILTQGATYLQMRTVGELHLRSRTAAQIAALVMMVCFALAGVWVMYGIDGYVVTSELNHHAASNPLTKEVARQAGAWMVNFNNMPILWLIPALGVVLPLLTILMSRLEKGAMAFVFSSLTVACVILTAGIAMFPFVMPSSTMMNASLTMWDATSSQLTLNVMVYAAAVFVPIILIYTTWCYWKMFGRITKEHIESNTHSLY; encoded by the coding sequence ATGTTCGATTATGAAGTATTACGTTTTGTCTGGTGGCTGCTGATTGGCGTACTGCTGATCGGTTTTGCAGTGACCGATGGCTTCGACATGGGCGTCGGGATGCTGTCACGCATCATCGGCCGCACCGATGTCGAACGCCGCATTATGGTTAACTCTATTGCCCCGCACTGGGACGGTAATCAGGTCTGGCTCATCACCGGAGCTGGCGCACTGTTTGCCGCCTGGCCAATGGTTTACGCTGCGGCGTTCTCCGGTTTCTACATAGCAATGATTCTGGTACTGGCTTCTTTGTTCTTCCGCCCGGTTGGTTTTGACTACCGTTCGAAGATCGAAGACGTGCGCTGGCGTGGCATGTGGGACTGGGGCATCTTCATCGGCAGCTTCGTGCCGCCGCTGGTCATCGGCGTGGCGTTCGGTAACCTGCTGCAGGGCGTGCCGTTCCATTTGGATGAGTATCTTCGCCTGTACTACACCGGCAACTTCTTCCAGCTGCTGAATCCGTTTGGTCTGCTGGCCGGTATCGTGAGCGTGACCATGATCCTGACTCAGGGTGCGACTTATCTGCAGATGCGTACGGTGGGTGAACTTCACCTGCGTTCACGCACTGCAGCGCAAATCGCCGCGCTGGTCATGATGGTCTGCTTCGCACTTGCTGGTGTCTGGGTGATGTACGGCATTGATGGTTACGTGGTGACCTCCGAGCTGAACCATCACGCCGCATCGAATCCGCTGACTAAAGAGGTTGCCCGTCAGGCTGGTGCCTGGATGGTGAACTTCAATAACATGCCGATTCTGTGGCTCATCCCTGCATTGGGTGTGGTTCTGCCTCTGCTTACGATTCTGATGTCGCGTCTTGAGAAAGGTGCCATGGCGTTCGTGTTCTCTTCACTGACCGTGGCCTGCGTTATCCTGACTGCCGGTATTGCGATGTTCCCGTTCGTGATGCCTTCCAGCACGATGATGAACGCTAGCCTCACCATGTGGGATGCAACATCAAGCCAGCTGACGCTGAACGTGATGGTTTATGCCGCTGCGGTATTTGTTCCGATCATTCTTATCTACACCACCTGGTGTTACTGGAAGATGTTCGGTCGAATCACTAAAGAGCATATCGAAAGCAACACCCACTCTCTGTACTAA
- the cydX gene encoding cytochrome bd-I oxidase subunit CydX produces the protein MWYFAWILGTLLACAFGIITALALEHVEAAKAGKEEH, from the coding sequence ATGTGGTACTTTGCATGGATTCTGGGGACGCTTCTGGCCTGTGCTTTTGGCATCATTACCGCCCTCGCGCTTGAACATGTGGAAGCGGCAAAAGCCGGTAAAGAAGAACACTGA
- the ybgE gene encoding cyd operon protein YbgE, with product MEAIIAKLYAIMDKSPLRALSLIMALALAGCIFWDPSRFAAKTSELAIWHGFLLMWGVCAGVIHGVGFRPRKTLWQGLFCPLIAQLTLLAGLLFFFA from the coding sequence ATGGAAGCAATTATCGCAAAGCTTTACGCGATAATGGATAAGAGCCCTTTAAGGGCTCTTTCCTTGATCATGGCCCTGGCGCTTGCGGGCTGCATCTTCTGGGACCCCTCTCGCTTTGCGGCGAAGACCAGTGAGCTGGCAATCTGGCATGGTTTTTTGTTGATGTGGGGCGTCTGTGCAGGCGTGATTCATGGCGTAGGCTTTCGACCCCGTAAGACCCTCTGGCAGGGGCTTTTTTGCCCGCTCATTGCCCAGTTGACGCTGCTGGCAGGACTCCTCTTCTTCTTCGCCTGA
- the ybgC gene encoding tol-pal system-associated acyl-CoA thioesterase, whose translation MSTTPFRWPVRVYYEDTDAGGVVYHASYVAFYERARTEMLRQHHFHQQDLLAERIAFVVRRMTVDYLAPARLDDLLEIHSEITSMRGTSLVFTQRIVNAEGRVLNKAEVLVVCVDLLSMKPRALPKSIVAEFKQ comes from the coding sequence GTGAGTACAACGCCGTTTCGATGGCCGGTTCGTGTCTACTACGAAGATACAGATGCCGGCGGTGTGGTTTACCACGCCAGCTATGTTGCTTTTTATGAAAGAGCTCGCACTGAGATGCTGCGCCAGCACCACTTTCACCAGCAGGATTTGCTGGCGGAGCGCATCGCCTTTGTCGTTCGCAGGATGACCGTTGATTATCTTGCGCCTGCCCGACTTGACGATTTACTCGAAATCCACAGTGAAATTACATCGATGCGCGGCACCTCTTTGGTGTTTACGCAGCGAATAGTCAATGCCGAAGGTCGGGTACTCAATAAAGCTGAGGTCCTGGTCGTCTGTGTTGACCTTCTCTCAATGAAGCCTCGTGCGCTTCCCAAGTCTATTGTCGCGGAGTTCAAGCAGTGA
- the tolQ gene encoding Tol-Pal system protein TolQ: MTDMNILDLFLKASLLVKFIMLILIGFSIASWAIIIQRTRILNTATREAEAFEDKFWSGIELSRLYQESQGRRDNLAGSEQIFYSGFKEFARLHRANTHAPEAVVDGAARAMRISMSRELETLETHIPFLGTVGSISPYIGLFGTVWGIMHAFIALGAVKQATLQMVAPGIAEALIATAIGLFAAIPAVMAYNRLNQRVNKLELNYDNFMEEFTAILHRQAFTSSDKQ; this comes from the coding sequence GTGACTGACATGAATATCCTTGATTTGTTCCTGAAGGCTAGCCTTCTGGTCAAATTTATCATGTTGATTTTGATTGGTTTTTCCATTGCATCATGGGCAATCATCATTCAGCGTACGCGCATCCTCAATACCGCCACCCGCGAAGCGGAAGCGTTTGAAGATAAGTTCTGGTCGGGCATCGAATTGTCCCGCCTGTATCAGGAAAGCCAGGGGCGCCGCGACAACCTTGCCGGCTCCGAGCAGATTTTTTATTCCGGATTTAAAGAGTTTGCCCGCCTGCATCGTGCGAATACCCATGCCCCGGAAGCGGTGGTAGACGGGGCCGCGCGAGCAATGCGTATTTCAATGAGCCGTGAACTCGAAACGCTCGAAACACATATTCCATTCCTTGGCACCGTAGGCTCCATCAGTCCTTACATCGGCCTGTTTGGTACGGTCTGGGGGATCATGCACGCCTTTATCGCACTGGGTGCGGTGAAACAGGCGACGTTGCAGATGGTTGCACCTGGCATTGCAGAAGCACTGATCGCCACCGCGATTGGTCTGTTTGCCGCCATTCCAGCTGTTATGGCCTATAACCGCCTGAACCAGCGTGTGAACAAACTGGAATTGAATTACGACAACTTCATGGAAGAGTTCACGGCTATCCTGCACCGTCAGGCTTTTACCAGCAGCGATAAGCAGTAA
- the tolR gene encoding colicin uptake protein TolR translates to MARRVRGRRELKSEINIVPLLDVLLVLLLIFMATAPIITQSVEVDLPDATDSQTVSSNDEPPVIIEVSGVGQYSVVVEKDRMDQLPSEQVVAEAQRRLQANPKTVFLIGGAKDVPYEEIIKALNLLHSAGVKSVGLMTQPI, encoded by the coding sequence ATGGCCAGACGTGTACGTGGTCGTCGTGAATTAAAGTCAGAAATCAACATCGTACCTTTGCTGGACGTGCTGCTGGTGCTGCTGCTGATCTTCATGGCAACGGCACCCATCATCACCCAGAGCGTAGAGGTGGACCTGCCTGATGCGACCGACTCGCAAACGGTAAGCAGTAACGATGAGCCGCCGGTCATTATTGAAGTGTCCGGGGTAGGGCAATACAGCGTGGTGGTTGAAAAAGATCGTATGGATCAGTTGCCGTCCGAACAGGTTGTTGCTGAAGCCCAGCGTCGCCTGCAGGCGAATCCAAAAACGGTCTTTTTGATCGGTGGTGCAAAAGATGTTCCTTATGAAGAGATCATCAAAGCATTGAACCTGCTGCATAGCGCGGGCGTGAAATCCGTCGGCCTGATGACGCAGCCAATCTGA
- the tolA gene encoding cell envelope integrity protein TolA, whose product MSKATAENDKLKRAIIVSVILHIILIAILIWSSFDEHIDASAGGGGGSAIDAVMVDPGAVVQQYNRQQQQQASSKRAAEQREKQAQQQAEELQEKQAAEQQRLKALEKERLEAQEQAKQQADQQKQAQEAAKEAQEQQKQAEAAAAKAKAEAKAQADAQAKAAADAQKKAAEEAAKKAAAAEKKVAAAEAAAAAKKAQQDAEKKAAAEAAKKEAAAEKAASEKAASEKAAAEKAAAAKAAADKKAAADAKKKAAAEKAAADKAATEGVDDLFGDLSSGKNAPKTGGGAKGNAAAAAGKGNTKNNGASGAEISGYAGQIKAAIESKFYNDPSFAGKICSLRIKLAPDGLLLDIKSEGGDPALCQAAIAAARLAKIPKPPSQDVYEVFKNAPIDFKP is encoded by the coding sequence GTGTCAAAGGCAACCGCAGAAAACGATAAGCTTAAACGCGCAATAATCGTCTCAGTGATTCTGCATATCATCCTGATTGCGATCCTGATATGGAGCTCGTTTGACGAACACATTGACGCCAGTGCTGGTGGCGGTGGTGGTTCGGCTATTGACGCTGTCATGGTCGACCCTGGCGCCGTAGTGCAGCAATACAATCGCCAGCAGCAGCAGCAGGCGAGCAGTAAACGTGCGGCAGAGCAGCGTGAAAAGCAGGCGCAGCAGCAGGCTGAAGAGCTGCAGGAGAAACAGGCCGCTGAGCAGCAGCGTCTGAAAGCCCTGGAGAAAGAACGCCTCGAAGCGCAGGAACAAGCGAAACAGCAGGCCGACCAGCAGAAACAGGCTCAGGAAGCAGCAAAAGAAGCTCAGGAACAGCAGAAGCAAGCGGAAGCCGCAGCGGCAAAAGCCAAAGCAGAGGCTAAAGCCCAGGCTGATGCTCAGGCAAAAGCTGCCGCAGATGCGCAGAAAAAAGCTGCGGAGGAAGCTGCAAAGAAAGCCGCTGCCGCAGAGAAAAAAGTAGCCGCCGCCGAAGCAGCCGCTGCGGCCAAAAAGGCCCAGCAGGATGCTGAGAAGAAAGCGGCTGCTGAAGCCGCGAAAAAAGAGGCCGCTGCTGAAAAAGCAGCTTCAGAAAAAGCAGCTTCAGAAAAAGCAGCTGCCGAAAAGGCTGCCGCGGCAAAAGCTGCCGCAGATAAAAAAGCGGCTGCGGATGCGAAGAAAAAGGCTGCTGCAGAGAAAGCTGCTGCCGATAAAGCAGCGACTGAAGGCGTAGACGATCTTTTTGGTGACCTCAGCTCAGGTAAGAATGCACCGAAAACGGGGGGTGGGGCGAAAGGTAATGCCGCAGCCGCTGCCGGAAAAGGGAATACTAAGAATAATGGCGCATCTGGTGCCGAGATCAGTGGTTATGCAGGTCAGATAAAGGCAGCGATCGAAAGTAAGTTTTATAATGATCCTTCGTTTGCCGGTAAGATCTGTTCATTACGCATCAAACTGGCTCCTGATGGCTTACTGCTGGATATCAAATCAGAGGGGGGGGACCCGGCGCTTTGTCAGGCGGCTATAGCAGCCGCGCGGCTGGCAAAGATACCGAAGCCACCGAGCCAGGACGTGTATGAAGTATTCAAAAACGCGCCGATTGACTTCAAACCTTAA